A genomic segment from Halomonas sp. TA22 encodes:
- the lpxK gene encoding tetraacyldisaccharide 4'-kinase, protein MSLGQHMLRAWYDDAAWLAALRPLEMIYRGAMRRREVAYASGRKPVWRAPVPVIVVGNITLGGTGKSPLVAWLGRYLSEHGWRPGLLSRGYGGSSEGYPLQVTRDTPVTQCGDEALMLVGQTGLPMVVDPDRPRGARALVEAGCDILISDDGLQHLALARDLELVVVDGARGVGNGRCLPAGPLREPIDRLARVDAVIVNGTPHRPLPVAGHTMHLEPSRWRRVMDDTPSSLTPLPFTAPVHALAGIGHPVRFFATLESLGIDYTPHPFADHHAFGADDLRFSDSRPIVMTAKDAVKCQAFADSRCWALDVEACPAPAFVAWFAQRVEALSARTP, encoded by the coding sequence ATGAGCCTTGGCCAGCACATGCTGCGCGCCTGGTATGACGATGCCGCCTGGCTCGCCGCACTGCGGCCGCTGGAGATGATCTATCGCGGTGCGATGCGTCGGCGTGAGGTCGCTTATGCCAGCGGTCGCAAGCCGGTGTGGCGAGCGCCAGTACCAGTCATCGTGGTTGGCAATATCACGCTGGGCGGTACCGGCAAGTCGCCGCTGGTCGCCTGGCTGGGGCGTTATCTGAGCGAACACGGCTGGCGGCCCGGACTCCTTTCGCGTGGCTATGGCGGCAGTAGCGAGGGTTATCCGCTGCAGGTGACGAGGGATACTCCAGTAACCCAGTGCGGCGACGAGGCATTGATGTTGGTCGGCCAGACTGGCCTGCCGATGGTGGTCGACCCCGACCGACCGCGGGGCGCCAGGGCGCTGGTCGAGGCCGGCTGCGACATCTTGATCAGCGACGACGGCTTGCAGCATCTGGCACTTGCGCGTGATCTCGAGCTGGTCGTGGTCGATGGGGCGCGAGGAGTGGGCAATGGGCGTTGCCTGCCCGCTGGACCGCTGCGCGAGCCTATCGATCGTCTTGCGCGGGTCGATGCCGTGATCGTCAACGGCACGCCTCATCGGCCCCTGCCGGTCGCTGGCCATACGATGCACCTCGAGCCGAGCCGCTGGCGCCGCGTGATGGACGATACGCCGTCATCACTGACACCGCTTCCCTTTACCGCACCGGTACACGCCCTGGCCGGTATCGGGCATCCGGTGCGTTTTTTTGCCACGCTTGAATCACTCGGCATCGATTACACGCCACACCCCTTTGCCGACCATCACGCCTTCGGTGCCGACGATCTGCGTTTCAGCGATTCGCGGCCAATCGTGATGACCGCCAAGGATGCCGTGAAATGCCAAGCCTTCGCCGATAGCCGCTGCTGGGCGCTGGATGTCGAAGCCTGCCCCGCTCCCGCCTTCGTGGCGTGGTTCGCTCAGCGCGTCGAGGCCTTGTCCGCTCGGACACCCTAA
- a CDS encoding Trm112 family protein, with amino-acid sequence MDKELLTMLVCPLCQGKLKYDREAEELKCHFHGLAFPVRDGIPVMLEEEARLMDTDEKLGKSVVSPTAPSGGIGGDSA; translated from the coding sequence ATAGACAAGGAATTGCTGACCATGCTGGTCTGCCCACTCTGCCAGGGCAAGCTCAAATATGATCGTGAGGCAGAGGAGCTAAAATGCCACTTCCACGGCCTGGCCTTCCCGGTACGTGATGGTATTCCCGTCATGCTGGAGGAGGAGGCGCGGCTTATGGATACCGATGAGAAGCTTGGCAAGTCTGTCGTTTCTCCTACGGCTCCCTCCGGAGGCATCGGCGGAGACTCTGCATGA
- the kdsB gene encoding 3-deoxy-manno-octulosonate cytidylyltransferase has product MSEFVAVIPARFASSRLPGKPLLAIGGEPMVVRVWRQAKKSGATRVVVATDDARIAKAVDAVRGEVIMTRPDHPSGTDRLAEVAERLALDDQAIVVNVQGDEPLLPPALIDQVARRLAEDRDASIATLAEPIDDLDTLFNPNVVKVVRDLQEHALYFSRAPIPWNREAWRRETWQGNGTSRNAESFGSDTWLRHIGLYAYRVGFLNAYRCWPPAPLEALEQLEQLRALQQGHRILVALACQTLPGGVDTAEDLARVRDWVARNEEV; this is encoded by the coding sequence ATGAGCGAGTTCGTCGCGGTCATACCCGCGCGCTTCGCCTCCTCGCGTCTGCCCGGCAAGCCGTTGCTTGCGATTGGCGGAGAGCCCATGGTGGTCCGGGTTTGGCGTCAGGCCAAGAAAAGTGGCGCCACTCGGGTGGTGGTGGCCACCGATGATGCACGCATCGCCAAGGCAGTCGACGCGGTGAGGGGGGAGGTAATCATGACCCGCCCCGATCACCCGTCGGGCACCGACCGGCTAGCGGAAGTCGCCGAGCGCCTGGCACTTGATGACCAGGCCATCGTGGTCAATGTCCAGGGTGACGAACCGCTCTTGCCCCCCGCCCTGATCGATCAGGTGGCCAGGCGTCTGGCCGAGGATCGCGACGCCTCGATTGCGACCCTGGCCGAGCCGATCGATGATCTCGATACACTTTTCAATCCCAATGTGGTCAAGGTGGTCCGCGATCTGCAGGAGCATGCGCTCTATTTCTCTCGAGCGCCCATCCCCTGGAACCGCGAGGCGTGGCGGCGTGAGACCTGGCAGGGTAACGGCACAAGCCGGAACGCCGAATCTTTCGGTTCCGATACCTGGCTGCGCCACATCGGGCTTTACGCCTATCGGGTGGGCTTTCTCAACGCCTACCGGTGCTGGCCACCGGCGCCTCTCGAGGCGCTCGAGCAGTTGGAACAGCTGCGCGCCCTGCAGCAGGGGCATCGTATCTTGGTGGCCCTGGCCTGCCAGACCCTGCCGGGTGGCGTCGACACTGCCGAAGACCTGGCGCGGGTTCGCGACTGGGTGGCACGCAACGAGGAGGTGTGA
- the murB gene encoding UDP-N-acetylmuramate dehydrogenase has product MNDIVTDHDLSGANTLGLPCIAERYVAVTQAARLPALLAMAKARGWLITVLGGGSNVILPPRLEGLVIQPMFRRFQLEELGREEVTVLVEAGLPWHELVMATVTRGLWGIENLALIPGSCGAAPIQNIGAYGVELADVLESVEIMHLDTGLHETLSRDDCELAYRDSIFKRSLENRVLITRLTLRLSRRPCPRLAYGDLVKRLGEAPTALEVAQAVSQVRREKLPDPTVLGNAGSFFKNPLVSAGKARALLEAHSTMPHFPQPDGSVKLAAGWLIDRCGLKGYRQGAFGVHDRQALVMVHHGGGDARGLLEFAAEVAGRVETHFGIHLEREPRLIGATG; this is encoded by the coding sequence GTGAATGACATCGTCACCGACCATGACCTGAGTGGGGCCAATACACTCGGGTTACCCTGTATCGCCGAACGATACGTTGCCGTGACGCAGGCAGCGCGCCTTCCAGCATTGCTGGCGATGGCCAAGGCTCGAGGCTGGTTGATCACCGTACTGGGCGGCGGCAGTAACGTGATTCTCCCGCCACGCCTGGAAGGACTTGTGATTCAGCCGATGTTTCGCCGCTTCCAGCTAGAGGAGTTAGGAAGAGAGGAGGTCACCGTGCTTGTCGAGGCGGGTCTCCCATGGCATGAGCTGGTCATGGCCACGGTGACAAGGGGACTATGGGGCATCGAGAACCTGGCGTTGATTCCCGGTAGCTGCGGTGCGGCCCCGATCCAGAACATCGGTGCCTATGGTGTCGAGCTTGCCGACGTGCTGGAGAGTGTTGAGATCATGCACCTCGATACCGGGCTGCATGAAACGCTGAGTCGGGATGACTGCGAGCTTGCCTACCGCGATAGCATCTTCAAGCGCTCCCTCGAGAACCGGGTGTTGATCACCCGGTTGACGCTTCGCCTGTCGCGTCGCCCTTGCCCACGCCTGGCCTATGGAGATCTTGTCAAGCGACTCGGAGAGGCGCCGACTGCACTGGAGGTGGCGCAGGCGGTCAGCCAGGTGCGTCGCGAGAAACTTCCCGATCCCACCGTGCTGGGCAATGCCGGGAGCTTCTTCAAAAATCCGCTGGTGTCTGCTGGCAAGGCTAGAGCGCTGCTGGAAGCACACTCGACGATGCCCCATTTTCCCCAGCCGGATGGCAGCGTCAAGCTCGCCGCTGGCTGGCTGATCGATCGGTGCGGGTTGAAGGGGTATCGCCAGGGGGCGTTTGGCGTGCATGATCGACAGGCGCTGGTGATGGTACACCATGGCGGTGGCGATGCACGAGGCTTGCTTGAGTTCGCCGCCGAGGTGGCGGGGCGGGTAGAGACCCATTTCGGGATTCATCTGGAGCGCGAACCACGCTTGATAGGCGCAACTGGATAG
- the rne gene encoding ribonuclease E, with translation MKRMLINATQPEELRVALVDGQRLYDLDIESGAREQKKANIYRGKITRVEPSLEAAFVDFGADRHGFLPLKEISREYFLKEPSGRPNIKEVLKEGQEVIVQVDKEERGNKGAALTTFVSLAGRFLVLMPNNPRAGGISRRIEGDERTQLKEAMNHLTLPDKMGVIVRTAGIGRSPEELQWDLDYLVQVWESITEEAGKRAAPFLIYRESNVIIRAMRDYLRQDIGEVLIDNAEVHEEALAFIRQVMPSYQQKIKLYVDEVPLFSRFQIESQIETAYQREVKLPSGGSIVIDHTEALVSIDINSARATRGSDIEETALQTNSEAADEIARQLRLRDIGGLVVIDFIDMNPARNQREVENRMRDALKLDRARVQIGRISRFGLMEMSRQRLRPSLGETSGVVCPRCDGQGTIRDVRSLSLSIMRLIEEEAMKERSAQIRAILPVPVATYLLNEKRNVLAEIERRQGVRVLMLPNPDMDTPHYDVQRLRDDHLDEDDADKSSFELSVDTDIGREPDPSNHKPIQRAEAAVKSVIHNAPAPASLQQEPAPVTPREVEKKVEPASSAAPAEETGVLSRLVRGLGKLLGGGDNAPSAAPAKPRQESATAEVPTKAPRRDSSDSSDSRQERGSRGARGGNRRGSRNEPRGESRDDNSRQTRGARPETSRHDSKSDNKGDARPESKPESQSGAARPPSEGRNQRGRARQDDERRSQRQPSEGTDSSREAPATKPASADAQANMAKDDGKPKRTRNNPRNRSRKRAINPQAEAEQQQLQAEGVKGDAGLSEANADATPETKPGSSQDKAAQTDTAKLESTQQTSAPKETASKEEHIEAKAVVEANDKRATPKAASAEPENMTSAKPVEETALEEKADVKTEEAPKRQPDIAKSEVGNSDASKPSTTSTVDTKAGAVAKAKTLEARPTAGNAQAPAAATEAQEETKLEEAAKPEPGEVEPKASENDSPKPKAPELEPESAAKPAAPAPAEPVEAAAVKASVTENPTAGKPKEKAAARSQAQAKADEQAPSSQAEAPEPEMPKAEKPNVDETPSEVGKPAAETEAATPPRARRRAHNDPREIRRRQQQAKAEDSQ, from the coding sequence ATGAAACGAATGCTCATCAACGCGACTCAGCCAGAAGAGCTGCGCGTCGCTCTAGTCGATGGACAACGCCTGTACGACCTGGATATCGAATCCGGCGCTCGAGAGCAGAAGAAAGCCAATATCTATCGCGGCAAGATCACCCGTGTCGAACCCTCTCTGGAAGCCGCTTTCGTCGATTTCGGTGCCGACCGGCACGGCTTTCTTCCCCTGAAGGAGATCTCCCGCGAATACTTCCTCAAGGAGCCCTCCGGGCGCCCCAACATCAAGGAGGTGCTCAAGGAGGGACAGGAAGTCATTGTCCAGGTCGACAAGGAGGAGCGCGGCAACAAGGGCGCGGCACTCACCACCTTCGTCAGCCTGGCGGGCCGTTTTCTGGTACTGATGCCCAACAATCCTCGGGCTGGCGGCATCTCGCGTCGTATCGAAGGCGATGAGCGCACCCAGCTCAAGGAGGCCATGAACCACCTGACGCTGCCCGACAAGATGGGAGTCATCGTGCGCACCGCGGGGATCGGCCGCAGCCCCGAGGAACTGCAGTGGGATCTCGACTATCTGGTCCAAGTGTGGGAATCGATCACTGAAGAGGCCGGCAAGCGCGCCGCTCCCTTCCTGATCTACCGTGAGTCCAACGTGATCATCCGTGCGATGCGAGACTACCTGCGCCAGGATATCGGCGAGGTGCTGATCGATAACGCCGAAGTGCACGAGGAAGCGCTAGCCTTCATCCGCCAGGTGATGCCCTCCTACCAGCAGAAGATCAAGCTCTACGTCGACGAAGTTCCCCTCTTCTCACGCTTCCAGATCGAGTCGCAGATCGAGACCGCCTATCAGCGCGAAGTGAAGCTGCCTTCCGGTGGTTCGATCGTCATCGACCACACCGAAGCACTGGTCTCCATCGACATCAACTCGGCCCGCGCCACTCGCGGAAGTGACATCGAGGAGACAGCACTCCAGACCAATTCCGAGGCCGCCGATGAGATCGCCCGCCAGCTGCGCCTGCGCGACATCGGCGGCCTGGTCGTGATCGATTTCATCGACATGAATCCGGCCCGAAACCAGCGTGAAGTCGAGAATCGCATGCGCGATGCGCTCAAGCTCGATCGCGCTCGCGTCCAGATCGGACGTATCTCGCGCTTCGGCCTGATGGAGATGTCGCGCCAACGCCTGCGTCCCTCGCTAGGCGAGACCAGCGGCGTGGTCTGCCCGCGTTGCGATGGCCAGGGCACCATTCGCGACGTGCGTTCGCTGTCGCTCTCCATCATGCGCCTGATCGAAGAGGAGGCGATGAAGGAGCGCAGCGCACAGATCCGTGCCATTCTGCCAGTGCCGGTGGCGACCTATCTGCTCAACGAAAAGCGCAACGTGCTGGCCGAGATCGAACGCCGTCAAGGGGTTCGCGTCTTGATGCTGCCCAATCCCGACATGGATACCCCGCACTACGACGTGCAGCGGCTGCGCGACGATCACCTCGATGAGGATGACGCTGACAAGTCCAGCTTCGAACTCTCCGTCGACACCGACATTGGCAGAGAGCCCGACCCCAGCAACCACAAGCCGATCCAGCGTGCCGAGGCGGCGGTCAAGTCCGTGATCCACAACGCCCCCGCGCCCGCCTCGCTCCAGCAGGAGCCGGCGCCGGTCACCCCTCGCGAAGTCGAGAAGAAGGTCGAACCCGCCTCGAGCGCTGCTCCCGCCGAAGAGACCGGCGTGCTCTCTCGTCTGGTCAGAGGTCTCGGTAAGCTGCTGGGCGGCGGTGACAACGCTCCTAGTGCAGCGCCCGCCAAGCCGCGCCAGGAGAGTGCCACCGCAGAGGTCCCTACCAAGGCACCACGTAGAGACAGCAGCGACAGCAGCGATTCGCGCCAGGAGCGTGGCAGTCGTGGCGCACGTGGCGGCAATCGCCGCGGTTCGCGTAACGAGCCGCGCGGCGAGAGCCGTGACGACAACAGCCGCCAGACTCGTGGCGCCCGCCCGGAGACGTCGCGTCACGATAGCAAGAGTGACAACAAGGGCGATGCCAGACCCGAGAGCAAGCCAGAGAGCCAGAGTGGCGCCGCTCGACCACCAAGCGAAGGTCGCAATCAGCGTGGCCGTGCGCGCCAGGACGACGAGCGTCGCTCACAGCGCCAGCCCAGCGAGGGGACCGACAGCAGCAGGGAAGCGCCTGCCACCAAGCCCGCCAGCGCCGATGCGCAAGCCAATATGGCCAAGGATGACGGCAAGCCCAAGCGTACCCGCAACAATCCGCGCAATCGCAGCCGCAAGCGCGCAATCAACCCGCAGGCCGAAGCCGAGCAGCAACAGCTGCAGGCCGAGGGAGTGAAGGGTGACGCTGGCCTGAGCGAAGCTAACGCCGATGCCACGCCGGAAACCAAGCCTGGCTCCTCGCAGGACAAGGCAGCGCAGACCGATACCGCGAAGCTCGAAAGCACGCAGCAGACGTCAGCGCCAAAGGAGACTGCCTCGAAAGAGGAGCACATCGAGGCCAAGGCTGTGGTAGAGGCTAACGACAAGCGCGCAACACCCAAGGCCGCCTCTGCCGAGCCGGAAAACATGACGAGTGCCAAGCCCGTCGAGGAGACCGCTCTCGAGGAGAAGGCCGACGTCAAGACCGAAGAAGCGCCTAAGCGTCAACCGGACATCGCCAAGAGCGAGGTTGGCAACAGTGATGCTTCAAAGCCAAGCACCACATCTACGGTTGACACCAAAGCAGGGGCAGTAGCGAAAGCCAAGACGCTAGAAGCCAGGCCGACTGCCGGCAATGCACAGGCGCCTGCCGCAGCTACCGAGGCGCAAGAGGAGACCAAGCTTGAGGAAGCCGCCAAGCCTGAGCCAGGCGAGGTCGAGCCGAAAGCATCTGAGAATGACTCACCTAAGCCCAAAGCGCCTGAGCTAGAGCCAGAATCGGCAGCCAAGCCGGCGGCACCAGCTCCGGCTGAGCCCGTCGAGGCCGCTGCCGTCAAGGCATCTGTCACCGAAAATCCCACTGCCGGCAAGCCCAAGGAAAAGGCTGCAGCTCGGTCCCAGGCGCAAGCCAAAGCGGATGAGCAAGCGCCTTCGTCTCAGGCCGAAGCGCCCGAGCCTGAAATGCCCAAGGCCGAGAAGCCCAACGTCGACGAGACGCCGAGCGAAGTCGGAAAACCCGCCGCCGAGACTGAGGCTGCAACTCCCCCCCGCGCCCGTCGTCGTGCCCACAACGACCCGCGCGAGATCCGTCGTCGTCAGCAGCAGGCCAAGGCGGAAGATAGTCAATAG
- the rluC gene encoding 23S rRNA pseudouridine(955/2504/2580) synthase RluC: MAEGREVQWVEVTEGQVGQRIDNFLRTRLKGAPKALIYRIVRKGEVRVNKKRVKVDYRLVMGDMVRIPPLRLAPEEAVRDVSDNLRNLLAGSVLVEGPDWLVINKPSGLAVHGGSGVKIGLIEALRQIREDLDFLELVHRLDRDTSGCLLLAKSRPALLTLNNALKQRQMDKQYLALVAGRWPDKRDYISARLDRYEAGNGERRVRVDPDGKISRTRFAVRETFSSTTLVEAEPVTGRTHQIRVHAAHAGHPLLGDDKYGSREGQRQAEQLGLSRLFLHAAALTFPEPNSGRPVHIKAPLGEELEAVLARARQKA; encoded by the coding sequence ATGGCCGAAGGGCGTGAGGTACAGTGGGTTGAAGTCACCGAAGGCCAGGTGGGACAGCGCATCGACAATTTTCTGCGCACTCGTCTCAAGGGCGCGCCCAAGGCATTGATCTACCGCATCGTTCGCAAGGGGGAGGTGCGCGTCAACAAGAAGCGCGTCAAGGTCGACTATCGCCTTGTGATGGGCGACATGGTTCGCATTCCGCCGCTGCGGCTCGCGCCCGAGGAGGCGGTGCGCGACGTCAGCGACAATTTGCGCAACCTGCTGGCGGGGAGCGTGCTGGTCGAGGGGCCGGACTGGCTGGTGATCAATAAGCCCTCCGGTCTTGCCGTGCATGGCGGCAGCGGGGTCAAGATCGGCCTGATCGAGGCGCTGCGCCAGATTCGCGAGGATCTCGATTTTCTGGAGCTGGTGCATCGGCTCGACCGCGATACCTCGGGCTGCCTGTTGCTCGCCAAGTCGCGTCCGGCCCTACTCACACTCAACAATGCCCTCAAGCAGCGCCAAATGGACAAGCAGTACCTGGCGCTGGTTGCCGGGCGCTGGCCGGACAAGCGGGACTATATCAGTGCGCGCCTGGATCGCTACGAGGCGGGTAACGGCGAGCGGCGGGTGCGGGTCGACCCCGACGGCAAGATATCGCGGACCCGATTTGCGGTGCGCGAAACATTCTCCAGCACCACGCTGGTGGAGGCGGAGCCGGTCACTGGTCGTACCCACCAGATACGCGTGCATGCCGCGCATGCCGGACACCCGCTGCTTGGCGACGACAAGTATGGCTCGCGTGAGGGGCAGCGTCAGGCGGAGCAATTGGGACTCTCGCGGCTGTTCCTCCATGCAGCGGCGCTGACTTTTCCCGAGCCCAACAGTGGTCGACCGGTACATATCAAGGCGCCTCTTGGTGAAGAGCTCGAGGCGGTACTTGCCCGCGCTCGCCAGAAAGCCTAG
- a CDS encoding HAD family hydrolase, whose amino-acid sequence MRYRLVIFDWDGTLMDSEARIVACMQAAALDVQWGALSREAVRDIIGLGLPEAIARLCPGIASEQADALRSRYSHHFVAAEQTPLSFFPGVEAGVARLRESSSLRLAVATGKSRRGLERVFAANGSGAWFHASRTADETRSKPHPQMLEELLAETGVDVSEALMVGDTEYDLEMARALGMDRVAVTYGVHERARLAACAPIFSTDAFPELIDWLHS is encoded by the coding sequence ATGCGCTACCGACTGGTGATTTTCGATTGGGATGGCACGCTGATGGATTCCGAAGCGCGTATCGTTGCCTGCATGCAGGCGGCGGCGCTTGACGTCCAGTGGGGGGCGCTGAGTCGCGAAGCGGTACGCGACATCATCGGCCTAGGCCTGCCCGAGGCGATCGCCAGGCTGTGCCCAGGCATTGCCAGCGAGCAGGCCGACGCGCTGAGGTCGCGTTATAGTCACCATTTCGTGGCGGCCGAGCAGACCCCCTTGTCCTTCTTTCCGGGCGTCGAGGCCGGCGTGGCAAGACTCAGGGAGAGCTCATCGCTGCGGTTGGCGGTCGCCACCGGCAAGAGTCGGCGAGGGCTAGAGCGTGTATTTGCCGCCAATGGCAGCGGTGCCTGGTTTCATGCCAGCCGTACTGCCGACGAGACGCGCTCCAAGCCGCATCCGCAGATGCTCGAGGAACTCCTGGCCGAGACCGGCGTCGATGTCAGCGAGGCGTTGATGGTGGGCGATACCGAGTACGACCTGGAGATGGCGCGGGCATTGGGCATGGATCGGGTGGCGGTCACCTATGGGGTGCATGAGCGCGCCCGGCTGGCGGCCTGCGCGCCGATCTTCTCAACCGATGCCTTTCCCGAATTGATCGATTGGCTCCATTCTTGA
- the sppA gene encoding signal peptide peptidase SppA, giving the protein MSNDDDRQDDRWTQGPELTPEEVRRQRADAARAAAGGRHDDADTLRERQRLQQLETMDRWIGGVLAEQRRSRRWKLFFRFAFLLILLLPLGFTLYGLFGAQRDAGPTEAHLGVVEVNGVIDSDSPANAERIIEGLNRAWDNDAAAAVVLHINSPGGSPVQSQRIYDEIMRLRDEGDKPIFAVIEDVGASGAYYIAAAANEIFVAPSSLVGSIGVVFASFGLEEAIERLGIERRVFIAGENKAFLDPFAAIDPDQRLFWQDVLNTTHRQFIEAVRAGRGERLSEDDQLFSGLIWTGEQAIELGLVDEINSLDGLSRELFGETRLRDYTPSLDPFERLTRHFGRVTADWLGIPSAHSPVRYQLP; this is encoded by the coding sequence ATGAGTAACGATGACGATAGACAGGATGACCGCTGGACCCAGGGGCCCGAGCTGACCCCCGAGGAGGTTAGGCGTCAGCGAGCTGATGCGGCAAGGGCCGCCGCGGGAGGACGTCATGACGATGCCGATACGCTGCGCGAGCGCCAGCGTCTGCAGCAGCTCGAGACGATGGATCGCTGGATTGGTGGGGTGCTGGCTGAGCAGCGTCGAAGCCGGCGCTGGAAGCTGTTTTTCCGCTTTGCATTCCTGCTCATTTTGCTGCTGCCGTTGGGCTTCACGCTATATGGTCTGTTCGGTGCGCAGCGCGATGCGGGGCCCACCGAGGCGCATTTGGGGGTAGTGGAGGTCAATGGCGTGATCGATAGCGATTCGCCAGCCAACGCCGAACGTATCATCGAAGGGCTGAACCGGGCGTGGGATAACGATGCCGCCGCTGCCGTAGTGCTGCATATCAATAGCCCCGGTGGCAGCCCCGTCCAGTCGCAGCGCATCTATGACGAGATCATGCGTCTGCGCGACGAGGGGGACAAACCGATATTCGCCGTGATCGAGGATGTGGGAGCGAGCGGTGCCTACTATATCGCCGCGGCCGCCAACGAGATCTTCGTCGCGCCCTCGAGCCTGGTGGGATCGATCGGGGTGGTCTTTGCAAGCTTTGGGCTGGAGGAAGCCATCGAGCGCCTGGGAATCGAGCGCAGAGTCTTCATCGCTGGCGAGAACAAGGCGTTTCTTGATCCTTTTGCCGCGATCGACCCTGATCAACGCCTGTTCTGGCAGGATGTGCTGAATACCACTCATCGTCAGTTCATCGAGGCGGTGAGGGCCGGGCGAGGCGAGCGGTTGAGCGAGGACGACCAGCTCTTCTCTGGCCTTATCTGGACCGGCGAGCAGGCCATCGAGTTGGGGCTGGTCGACGAGATCAACAGTCTGGATGGGTTGTCGCGGGAGCTGTTCGGCGAAACGCGCCTGCGCGACTATACACCGAGCCTGGACCCCTTCGAGCGGTTGACCCGCCATTTTGGGCGGGTGACCGCCGACTGGCTGGGTATTCCCAGTGCCCACTCACCGGTGCGCTATCAGCTGCCTTGA
- a CDS encoding nucleoside triphosphate pyrophosphatase, which yields MPRLVLASSSPWRRQLLDRLGVAYQHASPEIDETPQAEETPETLVHRLALAKAQRLTERFPEHVIIGADQVALFQGEILGKPGDEAGARKQLLRFSGQRVRFLTGLAVIDTARHCHRVCHERYDVLFRKLSEAEIARYVERERPLQCAGSFRMEGLGIALFERFEGDDPNTLIGLPLIRLCALLREVGIDPLS from the coding sequence ATGCCACGTCTGGTCCTGGCCTCCAGCTCGCCCTGGCGGCGCCAACTGCTCGATCGTCTGGGTGTGGCGTATCAGCATGCCAGCCCCGAGATCGACGAGACGCCGCAGGCAGAGGAAACGCCCGAGACACTAGTGCATCGCTTGGCGCTTGCCAAGGCCCAGCGCCTGACCGAACGCTTTCCGGAGCATGTGATCATCGGCGCCGATCAGGTCGCGCTGTTCCAGGGTGAGATTCTCGGCAAGCCAGGCGATGAGGCCGGCGCACGCAAGCAACTGCTGCGTTTTTCAGGGCAGCGCGTGCGCTTTCTTACCGGCCTTGCAGTCATCGATACCGCCAGGCACTGCCATCGCGTCTGCCACGAACGCTATGACGTACTCTTTCGCAAACTTAGCGAAGCGGAAATTGCACGCTATGTCGAGCGTGAGCGCCCGCTGCAGTGCGCCGGCAGCTTCCGCATGGAGGGGCTTGGCATCGCGCTATTCGAGAGATTCGAAGGTGATGACCCCAACACCTTGATAGGACTGCCACTGATACGCCTGTGCGCACTGCTGCGCGAGGTGGGAATCGACCCGCTGAGTTGA
- a CDS encoding YceD family protein — MLTTRLPLQVEPYRLAANAERLEGLVALDGLTRLADEVGPQQGDARVRLDFSVDAQGRRVIEGWMQADLQLPCRRCLEPMPMAVESHFQLGMVSSDTLAADLPSSLEPVLVENEQLNLLSVLEDELILSLPQVVYHDEAQCRVSRDQLNSGAPAEASETPAASPFDVLRKLKGKP; from the coding sequence ATGTTAACGACACGACTTCCCTTGCAGGTTGAGCCCTACCGGCTTGCCGCCAATGCCGAACGTCTCGAGGGGCTGGTTGCCCTCGATGGTTTGACGCGTCTGGCCGATGAGGTTGGCCCGCAGCAAGGCGATGCCAGGGTGCGACTGGACTTTTCCGTTGACGCCCAGGGCAGGCGGGTTATCGAAGGTTGGATGCAGGCCGACCTGCAACTGCCGTGCCGACGCTGCCTCGAGCCGATGCCGATGGCAGTGGAGAGCCATTTTCAGCTCGGCATGGTGAGTAGCGATACCTTGGCCGCCGATCTGCCCAGCTCTCTTGAGCCGGTATTAGTGGAAAACGAACAGCTGAATCTCCTGAGTGTGCTTGAGGATGAACTGATCCTCAGTTTGCCTCAGGTGGTTTACCACGATGAGGCGCAGTGTCGCGTCTCTCGCGACCAGCTGAACAGCGGAGCGCCAGCCGAGGCATCGGAAACGCCCGCCGCAAGCCCTTTCGATGTGCTACGCAAGTTGAAAGGCAAACCCTGA
- the rpmF gene encoding 50S ribosomal protein L32, with product MAVQQNRKTRSKRGMRRSHDALSAPTLSQDKETGTTHLRHHVSPDGFYRGRKVVEV from the coding sequence ATGGCAGTTCAACAGAACCGCAAGACCCGTTCCAAGCGCGGCATGCGCCGTAGTCACGACGCGCTGAGCGCCCCGACCCTGTCCCAAGACAAGGAAACCGGCACCACCCACCTGCGTCACCATGTCTCGCCGGACGGTTTCTACCGTGGTCGCAAGGTCGTCGAAGTTTAA